A genomic segment from bacterium encodes:
- a CDS encoding Uma2 family endonuclease: protein MVTTLGRRAPPGAPHATAVGLVQDILHAAFQGTAFHVRAQQPIRIGDDSEPEPDVAVVKGRRLDYRDAHPAAADVVLAVEVADTSIDLDRRRKARLYARAGIPEYWIIAPPERILEVCTNPGPAGYERRAVLRPGDTAGPLARPEARIEVASLLP, encoded by the coding sequence TTGGTTACCACGCTGGGAAGGCGAGCCCCTCCCGGCGCACCGCACGCGACCGCCGTCGGTCTCGTCCAGGACATCCTGCACGCGGCGTTCCAGGGAACGGCCTTCCATGTGCGCGCGCAACAACCCATCAGGATCGGCGATGATTCGGAGCCGGAGCCGGACGTTGCCGTCGTCAAGGGACGGCGGCTGGACTATCGTGATGCGCATCCCGCGGCGGCAGACGTCGTGCTCGCCGTCGAGGTCGCGGATACGTCCATCGACCTCGACCGTCGCCGGAAGGCGCGGCTGTATGCGCGGGCCGGCATCCCGGAATATTGGATCATCGCGCCCCCGGAGCGCATCCTCGAGGTCTGTACCAACCCGGGTCCCGCCGGCTACGAACGGCGCGCCGTTCTCCGGCCGGGCGACACGGCCGGCCCTCTTGCCAGGCCCGAGGCCCGGATCGAGGTGGCGTCCCTCCTGCCGTAG
- a CDS encoding alpha-hydroxy acid oxidase, whose product MANVSRAVNIADLRLMAKRRLPKPIFDYVDGGAEDEVTMRENRRAFEEVTFRPRQGVAVPEVDLRVRVLGQDLALPVLLAPVGYCRMFHPQGEVAAARAAGNAGVAYILSTASGHRLEDVKAATKGPAWFQLYLTGGREAATDAIVRARAAGYSALVITTDTYVIGMRERDHHNATSVLLGDSALAKLPHLPGILAHPGWLIDFLLDGGVHRLPNIVIPGEGPMGLRDVGSLIRTSFTWEDLAWIREIWPGPIVFKGALTADDARRAVDEGAAAIVVSNHGGRQLESSPATLRVLPEIVDAVNGRVEVMLDGGIRRGTDVIKAICLGARAVLIGRAYAYGLGAAGEAGVARVIEILRADLVRTLQLLGCASISALDGSYVNVPAGAPVERLMAAGRRG is encoded by the coding sequence ATGGCCAACGTGTCCCGTGCCGTCAACATCGCCGATCTTCGCCTGATGGCGAAGCGGCGGCTGCCCAAGCCGATCTTCGACTACGTCGACGGCGGGGCCGAAGACGAAGTCACCATGCGGGAGAACAGGCGCGCATTCGAAGAGGTCACGTTCCGGCCGCGTCAGGGCGTCGCCGTCCCGGAGGTGGATCTCCGCGTGCGGGTGCTCGGTCAGGACCTCGCACTGCCCGTGCTGCTGGCGCCGGTCGGGTACTGCCGCATGTTTCACCCGCAGGGGGAAGTCGCCGCGGCGCGCGCGGCTGGCAACGCCGGGGTCGCGTACATCCTATCCACCGCGTCGGGTCACCGCCTGGAGGACGTCAAGGCGGCGACCAAAGGGCCCGCGTGGTTCCAGTTGTACCTCACGGGCGGCCGCGAAGCCGCGACCGATGCCATCGTCCGGGCCCGCGCCGCGGGGTACTCCGCCCTGGTCATCACGACCGACACGTACGTGATCGGCATGCGCGAGCGCGACCATCACAACGCCACGTCCGTCCTGCTCGGGGACAGCGCGCTCGCGAAACTCCCGCATCTCCCGGGCATCCTCGCGCATCCCGGATGGCTCATCGACTTCCTGCTGGATGGCGGCGTGCACCGGCTCCCCAATATCGTGATCCCCGGCGAGGGGCCGATGGGGCTCCGCGACGTCGGCAGCCTCATCCGCACGTCGTTCACGTGGGAGGACCTCGCCTGGATCCGGGAGATCTGGCCCGGCCCGATCGTCTTCAAGGGCGCACTCACCGCCGACGACGCGCGGCGCGCCGTCGATGAGGGCGCGGCGGCCATCGTCGTCTCGAATCACGGCGGACGGCAGCTGGAATCATCTCCTGCGACCCTACGGGTGCTGCCGGAGATCGTCGACGCGGTGAACGGCCGGGTGGAGGTCATGCTCGACGGCGGGATCCGCCGGGGCACCGATGTCATCAAGGCCATCTGTCTCGGCGCCCGCGCGGTGCTGATCGGTCGCGCGTACGCCTACGGGCTCGGGGCCGCGGGGGAGGCCGGCGTCGCGCGCGTGATCGAGATTCTCCGCGCCGATCTCGTGCGGACGCTCCAGTTGCTGGGGTGCGCGTCGATCTCTGCGCTGGACGGGTCCTACGTCAACGTCCCCGCCGGGGCGCCCGTCGAGCGGCTCATGGCCGCCGGACGCAGGGGCTGA